One genomic region from Muriicola soli encodes:
- a CDS encoding YjjG family noncanonical pyrimidine nucleotidase, with protein sequence MYRELITDVFFDLDHTLWDFERNSALTFERIFVDHGIDLELDIFLSEYVPVNLEFWKLYREDRIGKEELRYQRLRKVFDAVQYPVEDAVINSLSHAYIEQLSNHGHLLPYTREILDYLKPRYKMHIITNGFEEVQEKKLRNAGISEYFDQMINSEMAGVKKPNPIIFQLALNRTRVLPQHAIMVGDSLEADILGARALGIHTIHLNVHADPLHEHGEIIHNLSEIKSFL encoded by the coding sequence ATGTATAGAGAATTGATCACTGATGTATTTTTTGATCTTGACCATACCCTGTGGGATTTCGAAAGAAATTCAGCGCTGACCTTTGAACGGATTTTTGTGGATCATGGGATCGATCTGGAACTGGATATCTTCCTCTCTGAATACGTACCGGTAAATCTTGAATTCTGGAAACTCTACAGGGAGGACAGAATCGGGAAAGAGGAATTGCGATATCAGAGGCTTAGGAAAGTCTTTGATGCTGTTCAATACCCAGTAGAGGATGCTGTTATTAATAGCCTTTCCCATGCCTATATTGAACAACTTTCAAACCACGGACATTTGTTGCCCTATACTAGAGAGATACTGGATTATTTAAAGCCTCGCTATAAAATGCATATTATCACCAATGGATTTGAAGAAGTGCAGGAAAAAAAGCTGCGTAATGCCGGAATTTCAGAATACTTTGATCAAATGATCAACTCGGAAATGGCCGGAGTAAAAAAACCAAATCCTATAATTTTTCAACTTGCTCTGAACCGAACTCGTGTCCTTCCTCAGCACGCCATAATGGTAGGTGACAGTCTTGAGGCGGATATCCTTGGGGCACGTGCTCTGGGAATTCATACCATTCATTTAAACGTTCACGCCGACCCCCTTCATGAACACGGGGAAATCATTCACAATCTAAGTGAAATAAAATCGTTTTTATAA
- the radC gene encoding RadC family protein has translation MKKMPESFSIKSWADDDKPREKLRQKGRAVLTDAELLAIVIGSGSREDSALSLAKKILRSSNGNLNQLGKMSIAQMMKFKGIGEAKAVTIAAALEIGRRRRKIPLNTPAKIAGSADAFAVLEPILGELEHEEFWILYLNNANRVVHSAQLSKGGITGTLVDVRLVLKKALELGAVAIILAHNHPSGTLVPSNADRAITKKLKEAAKVLDIRVLDHLIIADKTFFSFADQQEL, from the coding sequence ATGAAAAAAATGCCTGAATCATTCTCCATAAAATCCTGGGCTGACGACGACAAACCAAGGGAAAAACTAAGACAGAAGGGAAGGGCGGTACTGACAGATGCTGAGCTTTTGGCCATAGTTATAGGTTCTGGTAGCAGGGAGGACAGCGCCCTTAGTCTGGCCAAGAAGATCCTCAGGAGTAGTAATGGAAACCTCAATCAGCTTGGTAAAATGTCCATAGCTCAGATGATGAAATTTAAAGGGATAGGAGAGGCTAAGGCAGTAACTATTGCGGCAGCACTAGAGATAGGCCGCAGGAGGAGAAAAATTCCTTTAAACACACCAGCCAAGATCGCCGGAAGTGCCGACGCTTTTGCTGTTTTGGAGCCTATTTTAGGGGAACTTGAACACGAAGAATTCTGGATCCTCTATCTCAATAATGCAAACAGGGTAGTGCATAGTGCTCAACTTAGTAAAGGGGGGATTACCGGAACTCTGGTAGATGTGAGACTAGTGTTAAAAAAGGCACTGGAGCTGGGTGCAGTTGCTATTATTCTTGCACATAATCATCCTTCAGGAACCCTGGTTCCAAGTAACGCCGACAGGGCAATTACCAAAAAACTTAAAGAAGCTGCCAAAGTACTTGATATAAGAGTTCTCGATCATTTAATTATTGCTGACAAAACGTTTTTCAGCTTTGCAGACCAACAAGAATTGTAA
- a CDS encoding polysaccharide deacetylase family protein, with the protein MKQIFKRMLQIDVGFTTKVEDFIKHTGPKITYTKQPLQNEFFIRSHSLLFEQGIRNVELSISQWDDVPCFFQTGERSNVPFDIFAASFYLLSRYEEYFPHVKDLFGRFPFKESLAHEHNFLKRPVVDLWVQKLKTLLQQRFPDLEVPPKPVRYTSVIDVPVSHSFAYRGFFRSGIGLLLDLFSFKIKRVAQRIMVLTGLRKDPFDNFSELIEIHKKFSVPGMFFFQFAQYSRYDKNISTENNTFQYLIKSVADYNKVSLAASYSSFTNFDLLKHEKQNLVNVINRPVNYVRLRYNRVDIPETYRNLVDAEFTDDYSMGYTHETGFKAGTCTSFYFYDIQLEIQQPVKIHPFAVHDYALLKMDSQNEIFAELDRLHREVKEVNGHFITVFSNELLGMEQKMNWLDLYAKMIARYYV; encoded by the coding sequence ATGAAACAGATATTTAAGCGGATGCTGCAGATTGATGTAGGTTTTACCACTAAGGTAGAGGATTTTATAAAGCATACAGGGCCTAAGATCACCTATACAAAACAACCGTTGCAGAATGAATTCTTTATCAGGAGCCATTCCTTGTTATTTGAACAGGGCATTCGCAATGTAGAGCTTTCCATTTCACAATGGGATGACGTACCCTGTTTTTTTCAGACCGGGGAAAGGAGTAACGTACCTTTCGACATTTTTGCTGCCAGTTTTTACCTTCTCTCGCGTTATGAAGAATACTTTCCTCACGTTAAAGACCTCTTTGGTAGATTTCCATTTAAGGAAAGCCTGGCTCATGAACATAATTTTTTGAAGCGACCCGTAGTTGATCTTTGGGTTCAAAAACTAAAAACATTATTACAGCAGCGATTTCCCGATCTTGAAGTTCCTCCGAAACCTGTTCGCTATACTTCTGTAATTGACGTTCCGGTTTCGCACAGCTTTGCTTACCGGGGATTTTTCCGCAGTGGAATTGGGCTGCTGCTCGATTTGTTTTCCTTTAAAATCAAAAGAGTTGCCCAGCGTATAATGGTCCTGACAGGACTCAGAAAAGACCCTTTTGATAACTTTTCCGAGCTCATAGAAATTCACAAGAAATTTAGTGTCCCGGGGATGTTTTTCTTCCAGTTCGCCCAGTATTCAAGGTATGACAAGAATATATCGACAGAGAATAACACTTTTCAATACTTGATAAAATCTGTAGCAGATTATAATAAGGTTTCTCTTGCGGCCTCTTACAGTTCCTTTACGAATTTTGATCTCCTTAAACACGAGAAGCAGAATTTGGTGAATGTGATCAACAGACCCGTAAATTATGTGCGTTTGCGTTATAACAGAGTGGACATTCCTGAGACTTACAGAAACCTGGTAGATGCCGAATTTACGGATGATTACTCCATGGGATATACCCATGAGACGGGTTTTAAAGCAGGGACCTGTACCTCATTTTACTTTTATGATATTCAATTGGAGATTCAGCAACCTGTGAAGATCCATCCTTTTGCTGTTCATGACTACGCTTTGTTAAAAATGGACTCACAGAATGAGATATTTGCCGAATTGGATCGATTACACCGTGAGGTAAAAGAGGTGAACGGGCATTTTATCACAGTGTTCTCAAATGAATTGCTGGGGATGGAACAGAAGATGAACTGGCTCGATCTTTACGCAAAAATGATAGCCAGATACTATGTATAG
- a CDS encoding SDR family oxidoreductase has product MLINLIGKNALVGGSSRGIGLGIAKQLAQSGASVTLMARREEQLREIVASLETSSPEQNHQYLVVDFNDYKKYKAILKGYFAANTVDILINNTQGPKAGTPLEMEVEDYQQAFDTMFKTVAFTTQLAVEQMKARKWGRIINVTSVSVKEPLSYLVLSNTIRAAVVAWAKSLATEVGSYQITANNILTGYFDTERLKELNQKKAEQHQIETSEVRDNMIDNVPLKRLGKPEEYGYLVAFLASEQAAYINGANIPIDGGLLKSL; this is encoded by the coding sequence ATGCTGATCAATCTGATAGGAAAGAATGCCCTTGTAGGAGGCAGTAGCAGGGGAATAGGTCTTGGTATAGCCAAGCAGTTAGCCCAAAGTGGTGCCAGTGTTACACTGATGGCCAGGCGGGAAGAGCAACTTAGGGAAATTGTTGCTAGCCTTGAGACATCATCACCTGAACAAAACCATCAATATCTGGTGGTGGATTTTAATGATTACAAAAAATATAAAGCAATCCTGAAGGGATACTTCGCCGCGAATACCGTGGACATACTCATCAACAATACGCAGGGACCAAAGGCAGGAACACCTCTTGAGATGGAAGTAGAGGACTATCAGCAAGCCTTTGATACCATGTTTAAAACTGTAGCCTTTACCACTCAGTTGGCCGTAGAACAAATGAAAGCGAGGAAGTGGGGCAGAATTATTAATGTCACCTCTGTATCTGTGAAGGAACCTTTATCTTATCTGGTATTATCTAATACGATCAGAGCTGCGGTGGTTGCTTGGGCGAAAAGTCTGGCTACTGAGGTGGGATCTTATCAAATTACCGCAAATAATATACTTACCGGATATTTTGACACGGAACGATTAAAGGAACTCAATCAAAAAAAGGCTGAACAACACCAAATAGAAACCAGCGAAGTACGAGACAATATGATCGATAACGTCCCCTTAAAAAGATTGGGGAAACCAGAGGAATACGGCTATCTGGTTGCTTTTCTCGCTTCAGAACAAGCTGCGTATATCAACGGAGCAAATATCCCGATAGATGGAGGTTTGTTAAAGTCCTTGTAA
- a CDS encoding adenylate kinase → MVKNKTIKIHDKNFELFLTEKEILNAVEKVAREIAADYKDEVPVFVGVLNGAFMFVSDFLKFYPYPCEVSFVKLSSYRGLTSTGIVETLLDVPDNIEGRSVIILEDIIDTGRTLQELVHIFSNTNVKNFKIASLFFKSEVYNGEYTIDYFGIKIPDKFIVGYGLDYQEQGRNLKQVYQINQAHMINLVLFGKPGAGKGTQAGYLKEKYNLKHISTGDVFRYNIKNNTKLGQLAKSYMDKGDLVPDEVTISMLKDEVEKNPEASGFIFDGFPRTTAQAEALDNFMDSKDMKIHGTIALEAKDEVLINRLLERGKSSGRPDDQDEGKIRNRFEEYNQKTAPLREYYEAQGKFHSVNGIGDIEEITERLSKVIETI, encoded by the coding sequence ATGGTTAAGAATAAAACTATAAAAATCCACGATAAGAATTTCGAACTTTTCCTGACGGAAAAAGAAATTCTCAATGCAGTAGAAAAGGTTGCCAGGGAAATAGCAGCAGATTACAAGGACGAGGTCCCGGTCTTTGTGGGAGTTTTAAATGGCGCCTTTATGTTCGTGTCCGATTTTCTAAAATTCTATCCATATCCTTGCGAAGTTTCCTTTGTGAAATTGAGTTCTTACAGGGGCCTTACCTCCACCGGTATTGTGGAAACTCTTTTAGATGTACCCGATAATATTGAAGGTCGAAGTGTGATTATTCTGGAGGATATAATTGATACCGGAAGAACACTGCAGGAACTGGTGCACATCTTCTCCAATACCAATGTTAAGAATTTCAAGATTGCCAGTTTGTTTTTTAAATCGGAGGTCTATAATGGGGAATATACCATAGACTATTTCGGGATAAAGATCCCGGATAAATTTATAGTGGGATACGGCCTGGATTATCAGGAACAAGGAAGAAACCTCAAACAAGTTTATCAAATTAACCAAGCTCATATGATCAACCTCGTTTTATTCGGGAAGCCCGGAGCCGGAAAAGGAACCCAGGCAGGATATTTAAAGGAAAAATACAACCTGAAGCATATTTCTACAGGAGATGTATTTCGCTATAACATCAAAAACAATACAAAGCTGGGGCAATTGGCCAAATCCTATATGGATAAGGGAGATCTCGTTCCTGATGAGGTCACCATAAGTATGCTAAAGGATGAGGTTGAAAAAAACCCCGAAGCCAGTGGGTTTATTTTTGATGGTTTTCCACGTACAACAGCCCAGGCTGAGGCACTGGATAATTTTATGGACTCCAAGGACATGAAAATACACGGAACCATTGCTCTGGAAGCTAAAGACGAAGTGCTAATAAATAGGCTTCTGGAACGCGGTAAAAGCAGCGGTCGTCCTGATGATCAGGATGAAGGAAAAATCAGGAACAGATTTGAAGAATACAATCAAAAAACAGCGCCGTTAAGGGAATACTATGAGGCCCAAGGCAAATTCCACAGTGTAAACGGAATTGGTGATATTGAAGAAATTACGGAACGCCTTTCAAAGGTTATAGAGACGATTTAA
- a CDS encoding 5-(carboxyamino)imidazole ribonucleotide synthase, with the protein MSTSSDTSYFSSSFTLGILGGGQLGKMLLYETRKWDITTKVMDPSKDAPCRLACNEFIHGDLMDHQTVYKFGKNVDVLTIEIENVNIDALEQLEEEGVRVYPTPRELRLIQNKITQKLFYVDHGIPTADFSRFAYTSEIQESISNGGLHLPIVWKSAQFGYDGQGVKIIREISDLKGLPNVECLAEELIPFKTELAVIVARNAGGSGVNYPVVEMEFHPEANQVEYVLCPARIDDKIAKKAIKTALKVSEELQHVGLLAVEMFLTQEDEVLVNEVAPRPHNSGHYSIEASYTNQFEQHLRCILGLPLGNTESKVAGVMVNLVGAEGHEGEVYYENIEQILDLRGVTPHIYGKSLTRPFRKMGHVTIVNEDMQEARKIAAEVKQTINVISKKKV; encoded by the coding sequence ATGTCTACATCTTCTGATACAAGCTATTTTTCTTCATCATTCACCCTTGGTATTTTAGGAGGAGGGCAGCTTGGTAAAATGCTGCTTTACGAAACGCGCAAGTGGGACATCACCACTAAGGTAATGGACCCTTCAAAAGATGCTCCTTGCCGCCTGGCTTGTAATGAATTCATTCACGGCGATTTAATGGACCACCAGACGGTTTACAAATTTGGGAAAAATGTGGATGTTCTTACCATAGAAATTGAAAATGTCAATATTGATGCTTTGGAGCAGTTGGAAGAAGAAGGTGTACGAGTCTATCCAACTCCCAGGGAACTCAGGCTCATACAAAACAAGATCACCCAGAAATTATTCTATGTGGATCACGGTATTCCCACAGCCGACTTTTCGCGTTTCGCATATACCAGTGAGATTCAGGAAAGCATAAGCAATGGGGGGTTGCATCTGCCCATCGTTTGGAAGAGTGCACAATTTGGTTATGACGGACAGGGCGTGAAAATTATCCGGGAGATCTCTGATCTGAAAGGTCTGCCTAATGTGGAATGCCTGGCAGAAGAACTGATTCCCTTTAAGACAGAATTAGCGGTGATCGTGGCCAGAAACGCCGGTGGAAGCGGTGTAAACTATCCGGTAGTGGAAATGGAATTTCACCCTGAGGCCAACCAGGTAGAATACGTATTGTGTCCGGCCCGAATTGATGATAAGATTGCTAAAAAAGCCATAAAAACAGCCCTTAAAGTTTCGGAAGAATTACAGCATGTAGGTTTGCTGGCCGTGGAAATGTTTTTAACCCAGGAAGACGAGGTCCTTGTCAATGAAGTAGCACCAAGACCTCATAACAGCGGTCATTACAGTATAGAGGCCAGTTACACCAACCAATTTGAGCAACACCTGCGTTGTATTCTCGGCCTCCCACTTGGGAATACTGAAAGCAAGGTAGCAGGGGTTATGGTCAACCTTGTGGGCGCCGAAGGCCATGAAGGTGAAGTTTATTATGAAAACATAGAACAAATTCTCGATCTTCGGGGAGTAACACCGCATATTTACGGAAAGTCCCTAACACGTCCCTTCAGAAAGATGGGACATGTAACTATCGTAAATGAAGATATGCAGGAAGCCAGGAAAATTGCCGCAGAGGTAAAACAAACGATCAACGTAATTAGTAAAAAGAAAGTATGA
- a CDS encoding cupin domain-containing protein, whose translation MKIHLDNIAPREIIPGYLGKMIHGQKMTLVYWEVTQNAEVPEHAHENEQIMQVLEGEFEFTVDGSTAIYKAGELVIIPPNVLHKGRALTHCRLMDVFSPVRDAYK comes from the coding sequence ATGAAAATTCACTTAGATAATATTGCGCCAAGAGAGATCATACCGGGTTACCTGGGTAAAATGATACACGGGCAAAAAATGACCCTGGTTTACTGGGAGGTTACCCAAAATGCGGAAGTTCCCGAACACGCACATGAAAATGAACAAATCATGCAGGTTTTGGAAGGGGAATTTGAATTTACCGTAGACGGAAGTACTGCGATCTACAAGGCCGGAGAACTTGTTATTATTCCGCCGAATGTCCTCCATAAAGGGAGAGCTTTAACCCACTGCCGACTTATGGATGTGTTTAGCCCGGTAAGGGATGCTTATAAATAA
- a CDS encoding class I SAM-dependent methyltransferase gives MEQKINIHETAFVTAAFRAGDPVLSMDPFANLWANEAANEHAQRYSRAVSSYEALAHRLRNRYFYDTFKTLIKENKIEVLMNFGCGFSMYPFILDPAVLYVEIDTEDVILFKQEKTTQLQDEGVLPYRDIQFVSANFNAPFLDELYQSLSPICKGKKTFILIEGVLFFLGTDDTTRLFQLFSRLQNANDFVGSVSFQPSLEKQKVFKRLIEFVEVNLEKNQQFNYQTVPDNFYVSTEGYELIDHQDTISLAACYKPDITLAKEEILNEHMYLLQKH, from the coding sequence TTGGAACAGAAAATCAACATACATGAGACCGCTTTTGTCACAGCTGCATTCAGGGCCGGAGACCCTGTTCTGAGCATGGATCCTTTTGCCAATCTATGGGCCAATGAGGCCGCCAATGAACATGCCCAACGTTATAGCAGGGCGGTTTCGTCCTATGAAGCTTTGGCGCATCGCCTGCGAAATAGATACTTTTACGATACGTTTAAGACCTTGATCAAAGAAAATAAAATTGAGGTACTGATGAATTTTGGATGTGGCTTTAGCATGTATCCCTTTATCCTCGATCCTGCTGTCCTGTATGTGGAAATTGACACTGAGGATGTCATTCTTTTTAAACAAGAAAAAACCACCCAATTGCAAGATGAGGGAGTGCTTCCCTATAGAGACATCCAATTTGTTTCTGCGAACTTCAATGCACCTTTTTTAGATGAACTTTACCAAAGTCTGTCGCCAATTTGTAAGGGTAAAAAAACTTTTATATTGATCGAGGGGGTGTTGTTTTTTTTGGGAACAGATGATACCACCAGACTATTTCAACTCTTCAGCCGACTACAAAATGCAAATGATTTTGTGGGAAGTGTTTCTTTTCAACCCTCACTTGAAAAGCAGAAAGTATTTAAACGACTTATCGAATTTGTTGAAGTCAATCTTGAAAAAAATCAGCAATTTAATTATCAAACCGTGCCGGATAATTTTTATGTATCTACAGAAGGATACGAACTCATTGATCACCAGGATACCATAAGTCTGGCTGCCTGTTACAAGCCAGATATAACTTTGGCAAAAGAAGAAATACTCAATGAACATATGTACCTTCTTCAAAAACATTGA
- the obgE gene encoding GTPase ObgE, with product MTEGNFVDYVKVHVASGNGGKGSTHLHREKYVPKGGPDGGDGGRGGHVILKGNESLWTLLHFKFKRHFKAGHGEHGSKNRSSGADGADVYLEVPLGTVVKDSLTGEVLMEITENGQEEKIVEGGMGGRGNWHFKTSTNQTPRYAQPGIPGQERDITLELKVLADVGLVGFPNAGKSTLLSVLTSAKPKIADYPFTTLKPNLGIVKYREFKSFVMADIPGIIEGAAEGKGLGHYFLRHIERNSILLFLIPADSTDVSQEYMILLNELKNYNPELLDKDRLVAISKADLLDEELMEEMRKEVKKDLKEVPFTFISSVSQFGLQQLKDTLWGLLNE from the coding sequence ATGACTGAAGGAAATTTTGTTGATTACGTCAAGGTACATGTCGCCTCCGGAAATGGTGGAAAGGGCTCTACACACCTGCACAGGGAAAAGTATGTTCCAAAAGGCGGTCCAGATGGGGGAGATGGCGGTCGCGGAGGTCACGTCATTCTCAAAGGAAACGAAAGTCTATGGACATTACTTCATTTTAAGTTTAAAAGACATTTTAAGGCAGGTCATGGCGAACACGGCAGTAAGAACAGGAGTTCAGGGGCTGATGGGGCGGACGTCTACCTGGAAGTCCCATTGGGAACTGTAGTCAAGGATTCATTGACCGGGGAAGTTTTGATGGAGATTACAGAGAACGGACAAGAAGAAAAGATTGTTGAGGGCGGAATGGGAGGACGTGGAAACTGGCACTTTAAAACCTCTACCAATCAGACCCCCAGATACGCACAACCCGGAATACCGGGACAGGAAAGAGATATCACTCTAGAGCTAAAAGTCCTGGCCGATGTAGGTCTGGTAGGTTTTCCCAATGCAGGGAAGTCTACCTTACTATCGGTGCTGACGTCGGCAAAGCCTAAAATTGCCGACTATCCCTTTACCACCTTAAAGCCCAATCTGGGGATAGTGAAGTATCGCGAATTTAAGAGTTTTGTAATGGCCGATATCCCCGGGATCATTGAAGGGGCAGCGGAAGGAAAAGGCCTTGGGCATTATTTTCTTCGGCATATTGAGCGAAATTCCATTCTTTTATTTCTTATCCCTGCCGATAGTACCGATGTTTCCCAGGAATACATGATCCTATTAAATGAGCTTAAGAACTACAATCCCGAATTGCTCGATAAAGACCGATTGGTTGCCATATCCAAAGCCGATCTTCTCGATGAAGAATTGATGGAGGAAATGAGGAAAGAAGTAAAAAAGGATCTTAAGGAAGTCCCTTTTACCTTTATATCTTCCGTTTCGCAGTTTGGACTACAGCAGCTTAAAGACACCCTCTGGGGTCTGTTAAACGAATAA
- a CDS encoding DUF5723 family protein: MRSWRLFIIATIWGSGILSAQNKELLYDFTEIPQAILLNPGMNTSFSWYAGVPLASGIYGQAGSSGITVNDLFANDGIDFNQKVRTRALNGMTKRDEFGATIQLDLLNGGYRSTKNPDHFYSFGVYFESSTILYWPQDLAFLAFEGNADQLGRRFDLGHLKTRGEGLTVFHFGLNKVMDRKLTVGARAKIYSGIYDFHSSTNSGYFVTNEGQNNLLSNTLVADMQLRTSGVEEIRAILDNEASGSVANVITKRALLGGDLGLGVDLGFTYQINERTVVTGSLLDLGFVYHAGDVKGYSLQGSATTEGVEVILPDAFDDANSDFWQDLVDEIEAQLPFEDNNSSYITFRPTQLYGSLRYNFGEPVNGELDCDCDIGVTDADTRFSYRNALGVQLHAINRPRGPQAAISAFYLRRIGNFLSLKTTYTVDKFSMTNVGLGLNIQAGPVNFYVLGNNLLGYQNLADSNYASFQIGLNILSWGANR, translated from the coding sequence ATGAGATCGTGGCGACTCTTTATCATAGCCACAATCTGGGGTAGCGGCATTCTGTCTGCTCAGAACAAGGAATTGCTCTACGATTTCACAGAAATACCACAAGCCATATTATTAAATCCCGGGATGAATACTTCTTTTTCCTGGTATGCCGGTGTTCCCCTTGCTTCGGGGATTTATGGCCAGGCCGGAAGCAGTGGCATTACAGTAAACGATTTGTTTGCAAATGATGGCATTGATTTTAACCAAAAGGTTCGCACACGTGCTTTAAACGGTATGACTAAAAGGGATGAGTTTGGAGCTACCATTCAACTAGACCTCTTGAATGGCGGTTACAGAAGTACGAAGAACCCCGATCACTTTTATTCTTTCGGAGTATATTTCGAATCGAGTACTATCTTGTATTGGCCACAAGACCTTGCATTCCTGGCATTTGAAGGCAATGCAGACCAGTTGGGGAGAAGATTTGATCTCGGACATTTAAAAACCAGGGGGGAAGGCCTTACTGTATTTCATTTTGGACTTAACAAAGTAATGGATCGCAAACTTACCGTGGGAGCCAGGGCTAAGATATATTCAGGTATTTATGATTTTCACTCGTCCACTAATTCTGGCTATTTTGTCACCAATGAAGGGCAGAATAATTTATTGTCGAATACCCTGGTGGCAGACATGCAGTTGCGAACTTCGGGGGTTGAGGAGATCAGGGCAATACTCGATAACGAAGCTTCCGGTTCTGTGGCAAATGTGATTACTAAAAGAGCTCTCCTAGGTGGCGATCTAGGTTTGGGAGTCGATTTAGGGTTTACTTATCAAATAAATGAAAGAACCGTGGTAACCGGCAGTCTGCTCGACCTGGGATTTGTTTACCATGCCGGAGATGTAAAAGGATATTCCCTGCAGGGGAGTGCAACCACTGAGGGCGTTGAGGTCATCCTTCCGGATGCCTTTGACGATGCAAATTCCGATTTTTGGCAAGATCTCGTTGATGAAATTGAGGCCCAATTGCCCTTTGAAGACAATAATTCGAGCTACATCACATTCAGGCCCACACAGTTATACGGCTCCCTGAGATATAATTTTGGGGAACCTGTAAATGGAGAACTCGATTGTGATTGCGATATCGGTGTTACGGATGCTGATACTCGTTTCTCGTACCGAAATGCTCTTGGAGTACAACTACACGCCATAAACAGGCCAAGAGGTCCACAGGCTGCCATCTCCGCCTTTTACCTTCGCAGGATTGGTAATTTCCTCAGCCTTAAAACCACATATACAGTAGATAAATTCTCAATGACCAATGTGGGATTAGGCCTGAATATACAAGCCGGACCTGTAAATTTCTACGTTTTGGGGAATAATCTTCTCGGTTATCAAAACCTTGCTGACAGTAATTATGCCTCTTTTCAAATAGGATTAAATATCCTATCTTGGGGAGCTAACCGATAG
- a CDS encoding DUF4136 domain-containing protein: MKHWLYILLILFCACSSLKVDYDYDAQTDFSSFQTYNYYPDMQTGLSELDTRRLLMALDSILVSKGYKSSEEPDFFINIESREFALPQNSNVGVGIGGGGRNVGGGVSIGLPLGRSSSEREILFDFIDSQRDILFWQAICSSSYRENATPIERERLLRQIAIKILSKYPPY; encoded by the coding sequence ATGAAACACTGGCTGTACATCTTGCTCATATTGTTCTGTGCCTGCTCTTCGCTGAAGGTAGACTATGACTATGACGCCCAAACAGATTTTAGTAGCTTTCAGACTTACAATTACTATCCGGACATGCAGACGGGCTTAAGTGAATTGGATACCCGGCGGCTGTTAATGGCTCTCGACTCCATTCTTGTCTCCAAAGGGTACAAATCTTCGGAAGAACCTGATTTTTTTATCAATATCGAATCCAGAGAATTTGCCCTTCCTCAAAACAGTAATGTTGGCGTAGGAATAGGCGGGGGTGGCCGGAATGTTGGCGGAGGAGTAAGTATTGGATTGCCCCTGGGCAGATCATCTAGTGAACGTGAGATTTTATTCGATTTTATCGATAGTCAGCGGGATATTCTATTCTGGCAGGCCATCTGTAGCAGTAGTTATCGCGAAAATGCCACACCCATTGAAAGGGAACGCTTGTTAAGGCAAATAGCCATTAAAATATTGTCTAAGTATCCTCCGTACTAA
- a CDS encoding DUF1569 domain-containing protein, which produces MKSLFNREAYLEIQERVAQLKSTDEGQWGKMTVGQMVWHCQVPLKVGISNKPNKKKGNLLVKWFFKKSLYNDKPWRKNLPTSPFAKATESKNFDSEREILQELISQFHQLNKRESWNPHPLFGHLSHDQWGKMQYKHLDHHLRQFGV; this is translated from the coding sequence GTGAAATCTTTATTCAACAGGGAAGCTTATCTGGAAATACAGGAAAGGGTTGCTCAGTTAAAATCCACGGATGAAGGGCAATGGGGTAAAATGACTGTTGGCCAAATGGTTTGGCACTGTCAGGTACCCCTAAAAGTGGGTATTTCCAATAAACCCAACAAAAAAAAAGGCAACCTTTTGGTTAAATGGTTTTTTAAAAAATCGCTTTACAACGACAAACCTTGGCGCAAAAACCTGCCCACTTCACCTTTTGCAAAAGCAACTGAATCAAAAAACTTCGATTCAGAGCGCGAAATATTACAGGAGTTGATCTCTCAGTTTCATCAACTAAATAAGAGGGAATCCTGGAATCCTCATCCCCTATTCGGGCATCTCTCGCACGATCAATGGGGTAAGATGCAGTACAAACACCTGGATCATCACCTCAGGCAATTCGGGGTATAA